Within the Piliocolobus tephrosceles isolate RC106 chromosome 15, ASM277652v3, whole genome shotgun sequence genome, the region TGATGGCTTCCTCAGCACTTGCATTGGCCACTAGGAACTGTGCCTTCAGCTTCAGCTTGCCTAGGGACACGGCTGTATCCCAGACACCCAGGATCTTCATTTCAGCACCATTGGCCACCTTTACCACGCTCTCAAAGGGCCGCAGAGTGTCCAGATCACCATCGGTGACCTCCTCCCACAAGTTTGGGTGGACCACAGAGACCTGGGCCCCAGAGTCCACCAGGAACCTCACGGGCACTTTACCAATCTTCCCCTTGAGATAGTAGCCCTTACCCATGCTGTTGGCAAAGACGATCTCTTTGGGCAAGTGGCTGGGGGCAGCCCCAGGGACCCCAAAGGCCTTCAGGAGAGTCTCTTTCACAGTCCCGTAGTCTCCCTGGTCCTGGGGACTGAGCCCATTGTAGACATCCAGGGCCTCTCCTCTGAGGGACTCTTTCAGGAACCTGAGCTTGGTGATATGGTCCCAATGGTTGAGGTCGTTGATGACTTCAAAGCGGTGCAGCCAGAGGTTTGGGACGACATTGGCCCCGTCAAAATGTTCCGGGACGAAGGCATGCTGCCGGCGGCCTT harbors:
- the ASPRV1 gene encoding retroviral-like aspartic protease 1 — its product is MGSPGASLGIKKALQSEQATALPASAPAVSQPAAPAPSCLPKAGQVIPALLPEAPFSSVIAPTLLCGFLFLAWVAAEVPGESSRMAGSGARSEEGRRQHAFVPEHFDGANVVPNLWLHRFEVINDLNHWDHITKLRFLKESLRGEALDVYNGLSPQDQGDYGTVKETLLKAFGVPGAAPSHLPKEIVFANSMGKGYYLKGKIGKVPVRFLVDSGAQVSVVHPNLWEEVTDGDLDTLRPFESVVKVANGAEMKILGVWDTAVSLGKLKLKAQFLVANASAEEAIIGTDVLQDHNAVLDFEHRTCTLKGKKFRLLPVGGSLEDEFDLELIEEDPSSEEGRQELSH